A genome region from Sulfurovum sp. TSL6 includes the following:
- the trxB gene encoding thioredoxin-disulfide reductase, with amino-acid sequence MLDCAIIGGGPAGLTAGLYTTRGGLKNVTLFETGMPGGQITQSSEIENYPGFFEHDKTGMDFMDTWQKQCFHFGLKHEMKKVESVAKTGEHFTITLEGGETVEAMTVIVCTGSTPKRAGIKGEEEYFGKGVSTCATCDGFFYKDKPVTVLGGGDTALEEAFYLSNICSDVYVVHRRDEFRAAPPTLDRVKRKENIHLITNSVIDEVLGNAMGVTGVNIKKNDGTMTHMDNTGLFVFVGNNVNNSVLKDENGDFICEMNEWGQVIVDLSMRTSVEGLFAAGDIRIEAPKQVVSAAGDGSIAALQVISYIQEQQ; translated from the coding sequence ATGTTAGATTGCGCGATCATTGGTGGAGGCCCGGCTGGTCTTACAGCAGGATTATATACCACACGTGGTGGGCTTAAAAATGTTACACTGTTTGAGACGGGTATGCCTGGCGGGCAGATCACACAGAGTTCTGAGATAGAGAACTATCCTGGATTTTTCGAACATGATAAAACAGGTATGGATTTTATGGACACGTGGCAAAAGCAGTGTTTTCACTTTGGTCTTAAACATGAGATGAAAAAAGTAGAAAGTGTAGCAAAAACAGGTGAACACTTTACCATTACACTTGAAGGTGGAGAGACAGTGGAGGCGATGACTGTGATCGTTTGTACAGGTTCTACACCTAAAAGGGCTGGTATCAAAGGTGAAGAGGAATACTTTGGAAAAGGTGTGAGTACCTGTGCTACTTGTGATGGATTTTTTTATAAAGATAAACCTGTGACTGTACTTGGCGGAGGTGATACCGCACTTGAAGAAGCATTTTATCTCTCCAATATTTGTTCAGATGTCTATGTAGTACATAGAAGAGATGAATTTAGAGCAGCACCACCCACTTTAGACAGAGTCAAGAGAAAAGAGAATATACATCTTATCACTAACTCTGTCATAGATGAAGTGCTTGGTAATGCTATGGGTGTCACAGGGGTGAATATTAAAAAGAATGATGGCACGATGACACACATGGATAATACAGGACTTTTTGTATTTGTAGGGAATAATGTGAACAACTCGGTACTTAAAGATGAAAACGGTGACTTCATTTGTGAGATGAATGAGTGGGGACAGGTGATCGTAGATCTTAGTATGAGAACATCAGTAGAGGGGCTTTTTGCAGCAGGAGATATACGTATAGAAGCACCAAAACAAGTGGTTTCAGCAGCAGGTGACGGTTCCATAGCCGCACTTCAAGTAATTTCATATATACAGGAGCAACAATAA
- the dapB gene encoding 4-hydroxy-tetrahydrodipicolinate reductase: MAKVGIVGSTGRMGAHLIKNVLEHDALELSVLHVFGELNREVPSDVLVTNSMKAVLENCDVVIDFSAPAATQELCEEALKNPTALVIATTGFTQHQQNLLTEASKEMPVLYASNMSAGIALLKQLVEQVAATLVDFDIEIVEQHHRHKVDAPSGTALTLGEFAAKGRGLDLDDVRVSGRDGQIGARSKDEIAVMALRGGDIVGRHTVGFYNDGEFLELNHTATSRETFSKGAIRAATWIVNQKSGLYSINDCLGI; encoded by the coding sequence ATGGCAAAAGTTGGTATAGTAGGTAGTACAGGTAGAATGGGTGCACACCTGATCAAAAATGTTTTAGAGCATGACGCATTGGAGCTCAGTGTATTACATGTATTTGGTGAACTAAATAGAGAGGTACCATCTGATGTATTGGTGACCAACAGTATGAAAGCAGTGCTTGAAAATTGTGATGTTGTGATAGACTTTTCAGCACCTGCAGCAACACAAGAACTTTGTGAAGAGGCTTTAAAAAACCCTACAGCACTTGTGATAGCAACAACAGGATTCACACAACACCAGCAAAACCTTCTCACAGAAGCTTCAAAAGAGATGCCGGTACTTTATGCGTCAAATATGTCAGCAGGGATTGCTTTGCTCAAACAATTGGTTGAGCAAGTCGCAGCTACACTGGTAGATTTCGATATTGAAATTGTGGAGCAGCACCATAGACATAAAGTGGATGCGCCAAGCGGTACAGCTTTAACGTTGGGTGAGTTTGCTGCGAAAGGAAGAGGATTGGATCTTGATGATGTACGTGTTTCTGGCAGAGACGGTCAGATCGGTGCAAGATCTAAAGACGAGATCGCTGTGATGGCGCTTCGTGGAGGAGATATTGTCGGTCGACATACCGTTGGTTTTTATAATGATGGTGAGTTTTTAGAACTCAATCATACAGCCACCAGTAGAGAGACTTTTTCAAAAGGTGCGATTCGTGCAGCGACATGGATCGTAAATCAAAAGAGTGGTCTCTACTCTATAAATGATTGTTTAGGAATTTAA
- the purF gene encoding amidophosphoribosyltransferase — protein sequence MCAIVGVFGAKKASTVAYYSLFSMQHRGQEATGISAANGKRIATYKKRGMVSDVFSQETLDRLDGGCAVGHNRYSTAGSESAGDAQPVFAKYKLGEISVVHNGNLINKHEVRNELIDKGAIFQTDMDTENIIHLIAKSQKDSLVDRIKDMLTKIEGAYCLAIQSRSKMFVIRDRFGIRPLSLGKLSDGGYIVASETCAFDLVGAEFIRDVEPGEMLTFEEGKEPVSEQVFTPDFHPCAFEYIYFARPDSIIDGKNVYEMRLEMGKRLAKETPADVDLVLPVPDSGVAAAKGYADGLGVPFEMGIVRNHYVGRTFIEPTQEIRDLKVKLKLSPIKHLIEGKKVAIIDDSLVRGTTSKQIVRMLKEAGAKEVHMRIAAPEIKYPCRYGIDTPTKMELISTKYTPEEIADKINADSLGFLSIDGLKDSLGTERNYSLVSFDGNYFAGGNAESPGCAGGC from the coding sequence ATGTGTGCAATAGTCGGTGTGTTCGGTGCAAAAAAGGCTTCTACGGTAGCGTATTATTCGCTCTTTTCTATGCAGCATCGCGGACAAGAAGCTACGGGTATTTCCGCAGCCAATGGTAAGCGTATCGCTACGTATAAAAAACGTGGTATGGTTTCAGATGTTTTTTCACAAGAAACACTGGATAGGTTGGATGGCGGGTGTGCTGTAGGGCATAACCGTTATTCAACAGCAGGAAGTGAATCTGCGGGAGATGCACAGCCTGTATTTGCGAAGTATAAGCTTGGAGAGATATCGGTCGTGCATAATGGTAACCTGATCAATAAACATGAAGTAAGAAACGAATTGATAGACAAAGGTGCCATTTTTCAAACCGATATGGATACGGAAAACATTATTCACCTCATAGCAAAATCCCAAAAAGATTCTTTGGTGGATCGTATTAAGGATATGCTGACAAAGATAGAAGGTGCATACTGTTTGGCGATCCAAAGTCGCTCTAAAATGTTTGTGATCCGTGACCGTTTTGGTATTCGTCCTCTCAGCCTGGGTAAACTAAGTGACGGTGGATATATCGTAGCTTCTGAAACATGTGCATTTGATCTGGTAGGAGCAGAGTTTATACGTGATGTAGAACCTGGAGAGATGCTGACCTTTGAAGAAGGAAAAGAACCTGTTTCAGAACAGGTCTTTACACCGGATTTCCACCCTTGTGCTTTTGAATATATCTATTTTGCCAGACCGGACTCTATTATCGATGGAAAAAATGTGTATGAAATGCGTTTAGAAATGGGGAAAAGACTTGCTAAAGAGACACCTGCAGATGTAGATCTTGTACTTCCTGTACCTGATTCCGGTGTAGCTGCTGCCAAGGGCTATGCAGATGGTCTAGGTGTCCCTTTTGAGATGGGTATCGTACGTAATCACTATGTAGGACGTACTTTCATTGAACCAACACAGGAGATACGTGACCTGAAAGTCAAACTGAAACTCTCTCCGATCAAACATTTGATCGAAGGAAAAAAAGTAGCCATTATTGATGACTCACTGGTACGTGGTACGACGTCTAAACAGATCGTACGTATGCTGAAAGAGGCAGGTGCAAAAGAGGTACATATGCGTATTGCTGCTCCTGAGATCAAATATCCATGTCGTTACGGTATTGATACACCAACAAAAATGGAGTTAATCTCTACAAAATACACACCTGAAGAGATCGCCGATAAAATTAATGCCGATTCACTAGGTTTTCTTTCTATTGACGGCTTAAAAGATTCGCTTGGAACCGAAAGAAATTACTCTTTGGTAAGCTTTGATGGAAACTATTTTGCAGGTGGGAATGCAGAGAGCCCAGGTTGTGCTGGGGGCTGTTAA
- the hisIE gene encoding bifunctional phosphoribosyl-AMP cyclohydrolase/phosphoribosyl-ATP diphosphatase HisIE yields MQIDWNKNPLIPAIAQDNESDEVLMLAYMNEEAYNLTLSTGYAHYFSRSKQRIWKKGESSNHTQEVKDVLLDCDADTVILKIKQNGVACHTGRKSCFFTSVMQDKIVLDQEVDTDAIYGVVDTLYHTILERKNAPSEAKSWTKKLLDDKALMLSKILEEADEVCVAIDEESDDQVIYESADLLYHTLVGLGYRNISPDRVKQELARRFGLSGIEEKESRSK; encoded by the coding sequence ATGCAAATAGATTGGAATAAAAACCCCCTCATCCCTGCTATCGCTCAAGATAATGAGAGCGATGAAGTGCTCATGCTCGCATACATGAATGAAGAAGCGTACAACCTTACTCTCTCTACAGGATATGCCCACTACTTCAGCCGAAGCAAACAACGTATATGGAAAAAAGGTGAAAGTTCCAACCATACCCAAGAAGTTAAAGATGTGCTTCTTGACTGTGATGCAGACACGGTGATACTCAAGATAAAACAGAATGGTGTAGCCTGTCACACAGGACGCAAAAGCTGTTTCTTCACTTCTGTGATGCAAGATAAAATAGTCTTAGACCAAGAAGTAGATACGGACGCTATATACGGTGTAGTCGATACGCTGTACCATACAATATTAGAGCGTAAAAATGCTCCCTCGGAAGCCAAGTCATGGACCAAAAAACTTTTAGATGATAAAGCACTGATGCTCTCTAAGATCCTTGAGGAAGCAGATGAAGTCTGTGTAGCTATCGATGAAGAGAGTGATGATCAGGTTATCTATGAATCTGCAGACCTTCTCTATCATACACTGGTAGGATTAGGCTATAGAAATATCTCTCCAGACAGGGTCAAACAAGAGTTAGCAAGAAGATTTGGATTGAGTGGTATAGAAGAAAAAGAAAGCCGTTCTAAATAA
- a CDS encoding 2OG-Fe(II) oxygenase: MIQISTHIYCDPLFESIEIDNKLLPNQYKDYPYLIIKNFFSQEACEKLAFLVQEDEETKRKAKVKKEVFSGIVQAGIVEEYRKTNIYELDTFYHNYYDEQFIQYKPVIEDYFNIALTLSTDVQVLEYKKGFFYVKHADDSSEIIDKDEQTIGFKVVAPQRKLSTVLFATSHVSKADEKALSFSGGELMFNYLYDKGGEPVKIKPEAGDMIIFPSNPYFSHEVLPVEEGYRLTLVQWHDAI, encoded by the coding sequence ATGATACAGATAAGTACACATATCTATTGTGATCCTTTATTCGAAAGTATAGAGATCGACAATAAACTTTTACCCAATCAATATAAAGATTATCCCTATCTCATTATTAAAAACTTTTTTTCACAAGAAGCTTGTGAGAAATTGGCCTTTCTAGTACAAGAGGATGAGGAAACAAAGAGAAAAGCAAAGGTGAAAAAAGAGGTGTTTAGCGGTATAGTCCAAGCGGGTATTGTAGAAGAGTATCGCAAGACCAATATTTATGAATTAGATACATTTTATCACAACTATTATGATGAACAATTCATTCAGTATAAACCTGTGATAGAAGATTATTTCAATATTGCGCTCACTCTCTCAACCGATGTACAGGTATTGGAATACAAAAAGGGATTTTTCTATGTCAAGCATGCGGATGATTCAAGTGAAATCATTGATAAAGATGAACAAACGATAGGATTTAAAGTAGTAGCACCACAGAGAAAACTTTCAACAGTATTGTTTGCTACAAGTCATGTGAGTAAGGCAGATGAAAAAGCCCTTAGTTTTTCTGGTGGGGAATTGATGTTTAATTATCTCTATGATAAAGGTGGAGAACCTGTTAAGATCAAACCAGAAGCTGGAGACATGATCATTTTCCCCAGCAACCCCTATTTTTCACATGAAGTATTGCCAGTAGAAGAGGGGTATAGACTTACTTTAGTACAGTGGCATGATGCGATATAG
- a CDS encoding prohibitin family protein, giving the protein MPADMNDYFKKKKPGNNSMNNDNSGGGNNFNNPLSGMGKGAPWMFIIVILGFALFVLKPFTIINSGEVGIKINTGKFEQEPLGAGLHFFVPVLQKIIPVNTRIRMITYSDVRTGELGDAYRNLEGGLKRNPAITVLDKRGLTVNIDIAVQYRMKAATAPATIEKWGTSWEEKIINSKVREVVRDVVGQYTAEQLPEMRNQIAAAIEVKVKESVDALLNQPVILESVELRTINLPPKIKDQIERVQIAKQDVTIAEQQKEKAKQEAQRAAEVARGEAERNRIEAQGEADKIRIEAEEQAKANKLISNSLTPQLIQLEQIKTQAKFNEALKVNKDAQIFLTPGGAVPNIWVDAKGKDQQRLMGQQ; this is encoded by the coding sequence ATGCCAGCAGATATGAACGACTATTTTAAAAAGAAAAAACCGGGTAATAACTCAATGAACAATGATAACAGCGGTGGTGGGAACAACTTTAATAACCCGCTTAGTGGTATGGGGAAAGGTGCACCTTGGATGTTTATCATCGTTATTTTAGGATTTGCACTTTTTGTACTCAAACCTTTTACCATCATCAACTCTGGTGAAGTAGGGATCAAGATCAACACCGGTAAATTTGAACAAGAACCTCTTGGAGCCGGACTGCATTTTTTTGTCCCTGTGCTACAAAAGATCATTCCGGTCAATACACGTATCAGAATGATCACATACTCTGATGTAAGAACAGGTGAACTGGGTGATGCCTACAGAAATCTTGAAGGGGGACTCAAAAGAAATCCGGCGATTACCGTACTGGATAAAAGAGGATTGACTGTCAATATCGACATTGCTGTACAATACAGAATGAAAGCAGCAACTGCACCGGCAACGATTGAAAAATGGGGTACAAGCTGGGAGGAGAAGATCATCAATTCTAAAGTGCGTGAAGTCGTACGTGATGTTGTAGGTCAATATACCGCAGAACAACTTCCTGAAATGCGTAATCAAATTGCTGCAGCAATCGAAGTAAAAGTAAAAGAGAGTGTGGATGCACTTCTTAATCAACCTGTTATCCTTGAATCTGTAGAACTTAGAACCATTAACCTTCCTCCAAAGATCAAAGATCAGATTGAAAGAGTTCAGATAGCAAAACAAGATGTAACTATCGCCGAACAACAAAAAGAGAAAGCAAAACAAGAAGCACAAAGAGCAGCAGAAGTTGCACGTGGTGAAGCTGAGAGGAACCGTATTGAGGCACAAGGTGAAGCCGATAAAATTCGTATCGAAGCAGAAGAGCAAGCCAAAGCAAATAAGCTCATCTCAAATTCACTTACACCACAGCTTATTCAACTTGAGCAGATCAAAACACAGGCGAAATTTAACGAAGCGCTTAAAGTCAACAAAGACGCACAGATCTTCCTTACACCTGGCGGAGCTGTACCAAACATCTGGGTAGATGCAAAAGGTAAAGATCAACAACGTCTAATGGGACAACAATAA
- a CDS encoding branched-chain amino acid transaminase: protein MNKSKYIWMDGEFTPWDDAKVHVLTHTLHYGNGAIEGTKAYKTVDGRCAIFKLKEHTQRLLNSSKMTLMDVPYTAEELNAAQVELLQKNELFDGAYIRPLVYLGYGVMGLYHKDCPVNVSISAWEWGAYLGEEGLKKGVRVKITSVTRTPNTSGMGKAKAVANYLNSQMAKFEAVEAGYDEALLRDDHGYIAEGSGAAFFMVRDGVLISPPSDNSLESITQQTVIDLAHDMGIKVVRRRITREEVYIAEEAFFTGTAAEVTPIREVDARIIGAGARGPITEKLQTAYFDAVAGKNPDYIQYLTYIN from the coding sequence ATGAACAAATCAAAATACATCTGGATGGATGGCGAATTCACACCTTGGGATGATGCCAAAGTACACGTACTTACACATACACTACATTATGGAAATGGTGCCATAGAGGGGACTAAAGCATACAAAACTGTCGACGGAAGATGTGCCATCTTTAAACTCAAAGAACATACACAAAGACTTCTTAACTCATCAAAGATGACACTGATGGATGTACCATATACAGCAGAAGAATTGAATGCTGCACAAGTAGAACTCTTACAGAAAAATGAACTCTTTGATGGTGCCTATATCAGACCATTGGTTTATCTTGGATATGGCGTTATGGGCCTTTACCATAAGGACTGTCCTGTCAATGTATCTATCTCTGCGTGGGAATGGGGAGCGTACCTTGGAGAAGAGGGTCTTAAAAAAGGGGTTCGTGTAAAGATCACTTCTGTCACAAGAACACCTAACACTTCTGGTATGGGGAAAGCCAAAGCCGTAGCAAACTACCTAAACTCTCAAATGGCAAAATTTGAAGCGGTTGAAGCCGGTTATGATGAAGCATTGCTTAGAGATGACCATGGGTATATCGCAGAAGGATCCGGTGCTGCTTTCTTCATGGTAAGAGATGGTGTACTTATCTCTCCTCCTAGTGACAATTCACTCGAGTCCATTACACAGCAGACTGTTATAGATCTAGCACATGATATGGGTATCAAAGTTGTAAGACGCCGTATTACGCGTGAAGAAGTCTACATCGCTGAGGAAGCCTTCTTTACAGGAACCGCTGCCGAAGTCACGCCGATCCGTGAAGTGGATGCACGTATCATCGGTGCAGGTGCTAGAGGACCCATCACAGAAAAACTACAAACAGCCTATTTTGATGCGGTTGCAGGTAAAAACCCTGACTATATTCAATATTTAACCTATATTAACTAA
- a CDS encoding aldehyde dehydrogenase family protein — translation MSTIAQAKIFFGSTEENKEVQQERQSPFDSTVVSSAPVCDEEDTLKALHIAKAASKAAARSPLSQRILWLEDVAKRLMDEKEAFALMLAKEVAKPIAFSRVEVERCVETIKITAMELANLSGETLPTDIMPSGKKTLAYFKREPVGVVACITPFNFPLNLVAHKIAPALGAGNAVVLKPTPEAPMTAYMFAKLFVDSQYAIKDALSVVYGDAEVGSALVQSDIPRVISFTGSVPVGNIITKQAGIKKVSLELGGNAATYIDKSADLALAAARCAFGAFYNSGQVCISLQRIYVNEEVYDAFAELIAQETKKLKVGSPYEEDTFMGPLIDDESRQRANSWIASAKDEGAKVIAGGEEVEGIFPPTVMADVTDDMKIICEEVFAPIVSLVAVSDYETAVEKMNDSPYGLQFSIFTNDLKMTQAFIEDAECGGVVINDIPTLRFDVQPYGGAKLSGVGREGPKWALEEFTEVKSVVIC, via the coding sequence ATGTCAACTATAGCTCAAGCCAAAATCTTTTTTGGTTCCACCGAAGAAAACAAAGAAGTACAACAGGAACGTCAAAGTCCTTTTGATAGTACAGTTGTAAGCTCTGCACCGGTTTGTGATGAAGAAGATACGCTGAAAGCGCTTCATATTGCCAAAGCTGCAAGTAAAGCCGCAGCCAGATCGCCATTGTCTCAGCGTATTTTATGGCTGGAGGATGTGGCCAAAAGACTGATGGACGAAAAAGAAGCTTTTGCTTTGATGTTGGCCAAAGAAGTAGCAAAACCCATCGCATTTTCACGTGTTGAGGTAGAGCGATGTGTAGAAACAATCAAGATCACTGCAATGGAACTTGCAAATCTTTCCGGAGAAACACTACCTACGGACATTATGCCCAGCGGTAAGAAAACACTGGCGTATTTTAAACGGGAACCTGTAGGGGTTGTTGCGTGTATCACACCGTTTAATTTTCCTTTGAATCTTGTGGCACACAAGATAGCTCCGGCATTGGGAGCAGGAAATGCAGTGGTATTGAAACCTACGCCTGAAGCACCTATGACAGCATATATGTTTGCAAAGCTTTTTGTAGATTCGCAATATGCTATTAAAGATGCCCTTTCTGTGGTATATGGTGACGCTGAAGTGGGTTCAGCACTGGTACAGAGTGATATTCCAAGGGTCATCAGCTTTACAGGTTCTGTACCTGTAGGAAACATTATTACCAAACAGGCGGGGATCAAGAAGGTCAGCCTTGAACTGGGTGGCAATGCTGCAACCTACATAGATAAAAGTGCAGACCTGGCGCTTGCAGCAGCACGTTGTGCTTTTGGTGCTTTTTACAACTCTGGACAAGTGTGTATCTCTCTCCAACGTATCTATGTGAATGAAGAGGTGTATGATGCGTTTGCAGAGTTGATCGCACAAGAGACAAAAAAACTTAAAGTGGGTTCACCTTACGAGGAAGATACATTTATGGGACCACTGATAGACGATGAGTCTAGACAAAGAGCGAATTCATGGATCGCATCCGCTAAAGATGAAGGTGCAAAAGTCATTGCAGGCGGTGAAGAGGTAGAGGGAATATTCCCTCCAACAGTGATGGCGGATGTGACAGATGATATGAAGATCATTTGTGAGGAGGTTTTTGCTCCTATCGTCAGTTTGGTAGCCGTATCTGATTATGAAACGGCTGTGGAGAAAATGAATGACTCACCGTACGGCCTACAGTTTTCTATTTTCACCAATGATCTGAAAATGACACAGGCATTTATAGAAGATGCAGAGTGTGGCGGTGTAGTGATCAACGACATACCAACGCTTCGTTTTGATGTACAGCCTTATGGGGGTGCTAAACTTTCGGGTGTAGGAAGAGAAGGTCCGAAATGGGCACTTGAAGAGTTCACAGAAGTAAAATCAGTTGTCATTTGCTAG
- a CDS encoding DUF420 domain-containing protein: MDYMFQPGFLGTRAPLFMDIVSVIVALLPFLIYGAIMLAKKKNYNAHEKVQKLLFIISVLVVGFFEYGVRMEGGYKNLMEGSSVSHDYLLYVLIFHIMISVTTLVLWIITLYRGNRDKKQSTLPGLYSQSHKKDGQRTFIGIILTMLTGAWVYALLFVF, from the coding sequence ATGGATTATATGTTTCAACCAGGTTTTTTAGGAACTAGAGCACCACTGTTTATGGATATTGTATCAGTTATTGTTGCATTGTTGCCTTTTTTGATTTATGGTGCAATTATGCTTGCAAAGAAAAAGAATTATAATGCACATGAAAAGGTGCAGAAACTTCTTTTTATTATTTCTGTGCTCGTAGTAGGTTTTTTTGAGTATGGTGTCCGTATGGAGGGTGGTTATAAAAACTTAATGGAGGGTAGTTCTGTATCACATGATTATCTTTTGTATGTACTCATTTTTCACATCATGATCTCTGTCACTACATTGGTTCTATGGATTATTACACTTTATCGTGGTAATCGTGATAAAAAACAATCAACACTTCCAGGACTTTATTCTCAATCACATAAAAAAGATGGACAACGGACTTTTATAGGTATTATATTAACCATGTTGACAGGTGCATGGGTTTA